In Defluviitalea raffinosedens, the DNA window TAGTAAAGATGGGATTGTTATCCGCACTGGCATTTATCCTTATGAGACTTGACTTCCCTATACCTGGTTTTCCACCTTTTTTAAAAATGGATGTCAGTGATATCCCATCTGTTATAGGTGCGTTATCCATAGGGCCGGCGGCAGGAGTCATTGTTCAGTTGACCAAAGCATTTCTTTATATGGTATCAGGAAGCGATACAGGTTTTGTAGGGCCTTTAGCCAATTTTATTGTAGGAGCAGCCTATGTTCTGCCCCTTGGGCTTGTATATAAATATAAATCAAATTTAAAAGGTTTTATCATAGGATGTTTTGCAGGTACCATTACAATGGCAGCAATTGGAGGACTGATAAATTATTTTGTTATGATACCTTTTTATGCGATGATCTTTGGAATGAGCGTGGATGTAATCGTTTCTATGGGAACCAAAATTAATGCAGGCATCAATGATTTAAAGACTTTGGTTCTTTATTCTATAGTGCCTTTTAATCTTCTAAAAGCCAGCGGTATTTCTATTCTAAGCTATGGTGTGTATAAAGCACTATATCCCCTTTTTCACAGAAGTAAATAGTATAGAAGATGATAGAACGGTCATCCGTTCTTTTTTCTTGCATATTTTTATAAAAAATAATACAATTAAACATAATATATTAAGATAGTATAATATTGAAAGGAAAGAAATAATGGTTTATGAAAGCTATTCTGAAGAAGAAACCAAGCAATTAGGTATTAAGCTGGGCAGTTCATGTAAAAAGGGAGACATTTACTGTCTGATAGGAGACTTAGGAGTCGGGAAAACTGCTTTTGCCAAAGGGTTAGCAGAAGGGTTAAACATCTATGAACCCATTACAAGTCCTACCTTTACAGTTGTGAATGAATATGAAGGAAGAATTCCTTTGTATCATTTTGATGTATACAGAATTACCGATATAGATGAAATGGATGAAATAGGATATGAAGAATACTTCTTTGGTGACGGTGTATGCTTAATCGAATGGGCAGATATAATTGAAGACCTAATCCCGGATTCTGCTGTTTGGATTCATATAAAAAAAGATTTAAGCAAAGGTGAAAATTATAGAGCAATTACTATTTCGAATAAAAAGGAATGATTGAATTGAAAATATTAGCATTGGATTCATCAGGCAATGTCGCCTCTGTAGCTATTATAGAAGATGATCAATTATTAATAGAGCTTACAATGAACTACAAAAAAACTCATTCTCAAACCCTTTTGCCGATGATCGATTCCATTTGCAAAATGGTGAATCTGGATTTAGAATCCCTGGATTATATTGCTGCAGCCAGCGGGCCTGGTTCTTTTACAGGGCTTAGGATAGGGGTTGCTACTGCAAAGGGGTTAGCATATGCCCTTAATAAACCGATTATAGGAGTTCCGACCCTTGATGGGCTGGCATATAATATTACATATACCGACTATTTAATTTGTCCGATTATGGATGCAAGAAGGAATCAAGTGTATACAGCTTTTTATTTATGGGAAAAAGGCTTGTTAAAAAGACAGTCGGATTACTTAGCCATTGAAATTGATGAATGTGTAAAAAGAGCTAAGGAATATAATAAACCCCTTGTTTTTTTAGGAGATGGGGTACCGGTATACAAGGATAAGATAAAAGAAGCAATAGGTGATGGGGAATATTATTTTGCACCACAATCCTGCAATATGCAGAAGGCATCGTCCATTGGAAGTCTTGGAATGATTCTGGCTAAAGAAGGAAAAGCTCAGGATTCTATGGAGTTTGTGCCTTTTTATCTGCGAAAATCCCAGGCAGAAAGAGAATATGAAGAGAAGGCAAGAGGAAACCTATGATCAAAATTATTTCAATGAAAGAAGAACACATTCCCCAAATTTATGAAATTGAAAAAAGCTGTTTTACAATTCCCTGGTCTAAGGACGCCTTTGAAAAAGAATTGAAGGAAAATCCTTTGGCCTATTATATTGTGGCAGAATCCAAAGGCAATATATTAGGATATGCGGGAATGTGGAAGATCGCCGATGAAGGTCATATTACGAATATAGCAGTGCATCCTGATTTTCAGCATCAGGGCGTGGGAACCCTGTTAATGCAGGGCATTATTGAAGAGGCGCAAAGAAATCATTTCATAGGACTTACTCTGGAAGTGAGAGAAAGCAACATTAAGGCACAAAATTTATATAAAAAATTTGGTTTCGTCAATGAAGGAATCAGAAAAGGGTATTATCAGGATACAGGAGAAAATGCGGTGATCATGTGGAAATATTTTAAAGAATAGAACGTCTTCTAATTTTAGAAGGCGTTTTATTATAGGGAAGAAAATTGTCATACTACTAAAAACATTTTGATTTAAGAGAGGAAATCAATGCCCTTTATTGAATATAATAATATAGAGAAAGGAGTGGAAATATGAAGAAATTTCACGAATTATCCTATAGAGATTTGAAGAAGTTCATCGACCCCTCAGATTTTGATTTTAGAACCACCGACGAACTAGAGCCGATGGAAGGAATTATTGGTCAGGAAAGAGCGGTAAAAGCAATGGAATTCGGACTAAATATCAAAATGAGGGGCTATAATATTTATATGTCAGGCCCAACCGGCTCTGGTAAAACCACTTATGCAACATCCTGTGTCAGAGAAATTGCTAAGAATGAACCTGTTCCTTATGATTGGTGTTATGTATATAATTTTGCTAAACCAAGCAATCCTTTAGCACTTCGTTTTCCCCCTGGATTAGGAAAAGAATTTAGAGATGATATGGATGAGCTTATAGAGTTTTTACTTGAAGAAATTCCTAAAGCGTTTAATTCAGAAGAATATGAAAAAGAAAAAGCAGAAATTATAAAGCGTTATCAGACGAATAAAGACGAAATTGTTAAAAAGATGAAAGAAAGGGCAAAAGAGTTAGGCTTTGGCGTAAAGGTTACCAGTGCAGGCATATATTTTGTTCCCCTTATTAACGGAGAAGCAATAGATGAAAATGAATATGAGAATTTGAATGAAGAGATCAAAGAAAGATTTACAAAAGTGACAGAGGAGTTTCAGGATGAAGTATCAGATATCCTTAAAAGTTTAAGAGACTTGGAAAAGAAAGCAAAGCAGGAGATCGAAGATTTAGAATACAAGATAGGACTTTTTGCAGTAGGGCATCATATCAGTGCTTTAAAAGAAAAGTATAAAGAATTCGACAGAGTGAATAAATATTTAGAAGCTGTGCAGGAAGATATTCTAGAAAATATAGAGGAATTTTTAGAAAATGAGAGTGAAGAGGAAGATCAACTGGCTTCCATCCTTCCCTATGTCATCAGAAGGAATACTGAAGATGTGACCATAAAATATAAAGTCAATCTATTCATTGACAATACAGAAACTAAAGGCGCCCCTGTAATCATAGATTTTAATCCTACTTATAATAAATTAATTGGTCAGATAGAATATGACAATGAATTTGGAAACTTAACCACGGAT includes these proteins:
- a CDS encoding ECF transporter S component; its protein translation is MESIQRVADQKKRVFETSNLVKMGLLSALAFILMRLDFPIPGFPPFLKMDVSDIPSVIGALSIGPAAGVIVQLTKAFLYMVSGSDTGFVGPLANFIVGAAYVLPLGLVYKYKSNLKGFIIGCFAGTITMAAIGGLINYFVMIPFYAMIFGMSVDVIVSMGTKINAGINDLKTLVLYSIVPFNLLKASGISILSYGVYKALYPLFHRSK
- the tsaE gene encoding tRNA (adenosine(37)-N6)-threonylcarbamoyltransferase complex ATPase subunit type 1 TsaE → MVYESYSEEETKQLGIKLGSSCKKGDIYCLIGDLGVGKTAFAKGLAEGLNIYEPITSPTFTVVNEYEGRIPLYHFDVYRITDIDEMDEIGYEEYFFGDGVCLIEWADIIEDLIPDSAVWIHIKKDLSKGENYRAITISNKKE
- the tsaB gene encoding tRNA (adenosine(37)-N6)-threonylcarbamoyltransferase complex dimerization subunit type 1 TsaB, which gives rise to MIELKILALDSSGNVASVAIIEDDQLLIELTMNYKKTHSQTLLPMIDSICKMVNLDLESLDYIAAASGPGSFTGLRIGVATAKGLAYALNKPIIGVPTLDGLAYNITYTDYLICPIMDARRNQVYTAFYLWEKGLLKRQSDYLAIEIDECVKRAKEYNKPLVFLGDGVPVYKDKIKEAIGDGEYYFAPQSCNMQKASSIGSLGMILAKEGKAQDSMEFVPFYLRKSQAEREYEEKARGNL
- the rimI gene encoding ribosomal protein S18-alanine N-acetyltransferase; translation: MIKIISMKEEHIPQIYEIEKSCFTIPWSKDAFEKELKENPLAYYIVAESKGNILGYAGMWKIADEGHITNIAVHPDFQHQGVGTLLMQGIIEEAQRNHFIGLTLEVRESNIKAQNLYKKFGFVNEGIRKGYYQDTGENAVIMWKYFKE